A single genomic interval of Alligator mississippiensis isolate rAllMis1 chromosome 15, rAllMis1, whole genome shotgun sequence harbors:
- the PRUNE1 gene encoding exopolyphosphatase PRUNE1 isoform X4, which yields MERFLAGCRRALQDHVQHHQEVHVVLGNEACDLDSMVSALTLAYYLTQTAAGARAAIVPVLNIPRTEFPLRSESIFLLREQGIPDGCLIFRDEIDLVMLHRAGLLTLTLVDHHILPSGDAALEEAVIEVIDHRPLERDWGPRRRVTVEPVGSCTTLVAERVMEGPPELLDRQTAALLHGTILLDCVNLAPEARKVTPKDARYVALLEARFPDLPARDIIFETLQKAKFDVTGLTTEQVLQKDLKVLSGDQLIVAISAVYMTLEEFLQRPGLQHDLPTFCQQHSYTALVAMTISFGERHEPHRQLAVYSPCARLRATLCSALERASSPPLDLSPLPSPCPDLCTYRQGNVAASRKKVLPILRELLLHGGPEPWGCRAGEEAMAEDEALLPPTPMNSLVDDCPLARGLPALSPEAVFERVSRLAVVRPGPAGSPEKK from the exons atgGAGCGCTTCCTCGCCGGCTGCCGCCGCGCCCTGCAG GACCATGTGCAGCACCACCAGGAAGTCCACGTGGTGCTGGGGAACGAAGCCTGCGACCTGGACTCAATGGTGTCAGCCCTCACCTTGGCCTACTACCTGACGCAG ACAGCGGCTGGGGCCCGGGCAGCCATAGTGCCAGTGCTGAACATCCCACGGACCGAGTTCCCGCTGCGCTCGGAAAGCATTTTCCTGCTGCGGGAGCAGGGCATCCCTGATGGCTGCCTTATCTTCCGGGATGAGATCGACCTGGTGATGCTGCACCGTGCAGGCCTCCTCACCCTCACCCTTGTCGACCACCACATCCTGCCCAG TGGCGATGCTGCACTGGAGGAAGCCGTGATCGAAGTCATTGACCATCGGCCCCTGGAGCGGGACTGGGGCCCTCGGCGCCGTGTCACGGTGGAGCCCGTGGGCTCCTGCACCACCCTGGTGGCAGAGCGGGTGATGGAGGGGCCACCGGAGCtgctggacagacagacagctgcATTGCTACATG GTACCATCCTTCTGGACTGCGTCAACCTGGCCCCGGAAGCCAGGAAGGTCACCCCGAAGGACGCCCGGTATGTGGCCCTGCTGGAGGCAAGGTTCCCAGACCTGCCGGCACGAGACATCATCTTTGAGACGCTGCAGAAGGCTAAGTTTGATGTCACGG GCCTCACGACGGAGCAGGTGCTGCAGAAAGACCTCAAGGTGCTGTCGGGCGACCAGCTCATCGTGGCCATCAGTGCTGTGTACATGACCTTGGAG GAGTTCCTGCAGCGGCCTGGCCTCCAGCACGACCTGCCCACCTTCTGCCAGCAGCACAGCTACACCGCCCTCGTGGCCATGACCATCTCCTTCGGGGAGCGCCACGAGCCACACCGGCAGCTGGCCGTGTACAGCCCCTGTGCTCGGCTCCGTGCTACA ctgtgcagtgcccTGGAACGTGCCAGCAGCCCCCCCCTGGACCTCTCACCGCTGCCTAGCCCCTGCCCCGACCTCTGCACCTACCGTCAGGGCAACGTGGCGGCTTCCCGCAAGAAGGTGCTGCCCATCCTGCGGGAGCTGCTGTTGCACGGGGGACCTGAGCCCTGGGGCTGCCGGGCAGGAGAGGAGGCGATGGCAGAGGACGaggccttgctgccccccacacccatgaACAGCTTGGTGGACGACTGCCCACTGGCCCGGGGACTGCCCGCACTGTCACCTGAGGCCGTGTTCGAGCGAGTCAGCCGCCTTGCTGTGGtgcgccctggccctgctggcagcccTGAGAAGAAATGA
- the PRUNE1 gene encoding exopolyphosphatase PRUNE1 isoform X2, translating into MERFLAGCRRALQVAGYLPLGTGSVRGFPCSPSPWLPWSSLLPAQRPPDHVQHHQEVHVVLGNEACDLDSMVSALTLAYYLTQTAAGARAAIVPVLNIPRTEFPLRSESIFLLREQGIPDGCLIFRDEIDLVMLHRAGLLTLTLVDHHILPSGDAALEEAVIEVIDHRPLERDWGPRRRVTVEPVGSCTTLVAERVMEGPPELLDRQTAALLHGTILLDCVNLAPEARKVTPKDARYVALLEARFPDLPARDIIFETLQKAKFDVTGLTTEQVLQKDLKVLSGDQLIVAISAVYMTLEEFLQRPGLQHDLPTFCQQHSYTALVAMTISFGERHEPHRQLAVYSPCARLRATLCSALERASSPPLDLSPLPSPCPDLCTYRQGNVAASRKKVLPILRELLLHGGPEPWGCRAGEEAMAEDEALLPPTPMNSLVDDCPLARGLPALSPEAVFERVSRLAVVRPGPAGSPEKK; encoded by the exons atgGAGCGCTTCCTCGCCGGCTGCCGCCGCGCCCTGCAG GTGGCCGGATACCTTCCCCTTGGCACGGGGAGTGTGAGGGGCTTTCCCTGTTCTCCCAGCCCGTGGctgccctggagcagcctgcTACCAGCCCAGCGCCCTCCT GACCATGTGCAGCACCACCAGGAAGTCCACGTGGTGCTGGGGAACGAAGCCTGCGACCTGGACTCAATGGTGTCAGCCCTCACCTTGGCCTACTACCTGACGCAG ACAGCGGCTGGGGCCCGGGCAGCCATAGTGCCAGTGCTGAACATCCCACGGACCGAGTTCCCGCTGCGCTCGGAAAGCATTTTCCTGCTGCGGGAGCAGGGCATCCCTGATGGCTGCCTTATCTTCCGGGATGAGATCGACCTGGTGATGCTGCACCGTGCAGGCCTCCTCACCCTCACCCTTGTCGACCACCACATCCTGCCCAG TGGCGATGCTGCACTGGAGGAAGCCGTGATCGAAGTCATTGACCATCGGCCCCTGGAGCGGGACTGGGGCCCTCGGCGCCGTGTCACGGTGGAGCCCGTGGGCTCCTGCACCACCCTGGTGGCAGAGCGGGTGATGGAGGGGCCACCGGAGCtgctggacagacagacagctgcATTGCTACATG GTACCATCCTTCTGGACTGCGTCAACCTGGCCCCGGAAGCCAGGAAGGTCACCCCGAAGGACGCCCGGTATGTGGCCCTGCTGGAGGCAAGGTTCCCAGACCTGCCGGCACGAGACATCATCTTTGAGACGCTGCAGAAGGCTAAGTTTGATGTCACGG GCCTCACGACGGAGCAGGTGCTGCAGAAAGACCTCAAGGTGCTGTCGGGCGACCAGCTCATCGTGGCCATCAGTGCTGTGTACATGACCTTGGAG GAGTTCCTGCAGCGGCCTGGCCTCCAGCACGACCTGCCCACCTTCTGCCAGCAGCACAGCTACACCGCCCTCGTGGCCATGACCATCTCCTTCGGGGAGCGCCACGAGCCACACCGGCAGCTGGCCGTGTACAGCCCCTGTGCTCGGCTCCGTGCTACA ctgtgcagtgcccTGGAACGTGCCAGCAGCCCCCCCCTGGACCTCTCACCGCTGCCTAGCCCCTGCCCCGACCTCTGCACCTACCGTCAGGGCAACGTGGCGGCTTCCCGCAAGAAGGTGCTGCCCATCCTGCGGGAGCTGCTGTTGCACGGGGGACCTGAGCCCTGGGGCTGCCGGGCAGGAGAGGAGGCGATGGCAGAGGACGaggccttgctgccccccacacccatgaACAGCTTGGTGGACGACTGCCCACTGGCCCGGGGACTGCCCGCACTGTCACCTGAGGCCGTGTTCGAGCGAGTCAGCCGCCTTGCTGTGGtgcgccctggccctgctggcagcccTGAGAAGAAATGA
- the PRUNE1 gene encoding exopolyphosphatase PRUNE1 isoform X1: MHPPFPCSFPMHADTPPATCTQLLNPLAHVHSPALHTHALAHCPTLCTWVYKPPCPPWMMEPSLRLWTSDQVAGYLPLGTGSVRGFPCSPSPWLPWSSLLPAQRPPDHVQHHQEVHVVLGNEACDLDSMVSALTLAYYLTQTAAGARAAIVPVLNIPRTEFPLRSESIFLLREQGIPDGCLIFRDEIDLVMLHRAGLLTLTLVDHHILPSGDAALEEAVIEVIDHRPLERDWGPRRRVTVEPVGSCTTLVAERVMEGPPELLDRQTAALLHGTILLDCVNLAPEARKVTPKDARYVALLEARFPDLPARDIIFETLQKAKFDVTGLTTEQVLQKDLKVLSGDQLIVAISAVYMTLEEFLQRPGLQHDLPTFCQQHSYTALVAMTISFGERHEPHRQLAVYSPCARLRATLCSALERASSPPLDLSPLPSPCPDLCTYRQGNVAASRKKVLPILRELLLHGGPEPWGCRAGEEAMAEDEALLPPTPMNSLVDDCPLARGLPALSPEAVFERVSRLAVVRPGPAGSPEKK, from the exons ATGCATCCTCCCTTTCCGTGCTCATTCCCCATGCACGCAGATACCCCCCCAGCCACCTGCACACAACTCCTCAACCCCCTTGCACATGTACATTCCCCTGCCTTGCACACGCATGCACTcgcccactgccccacactgtgcacaTGGGTGTAcaagcccccctgcccaccctggatGATGGAGCCCAGCCTGAGGCTTTGGACTTCAGACCAG GTGGCCGGATACCTTCCCCTTGGCACGGGGAGTGTGAGGGGCTTTCCCTGTTCTCCCAGCCCGTGGctgccctggagcagcctgcTACCAGCCCAGCGCCCTCCT GACCATGTGCAGCACCACCAGGAAGTCCACGTGGTGCTGGGGAACGAAGCCTGCGACCTGGACTCAATGGTGTCAGCCCTCACCTTGGCCTACTACCTGACGCAG ACAGCGGCTGGGGCCCGGGCAGCCATAGTGCCAGTGCTGAACATCCCACGGACCGAGTTCCCGCTGCGCTCGGAAAGCATTTTCCTGCTGCGGGAGCAGGGCATCCCTGATGGCTGCCTTATCTTCCGGGATGAGATCGACCTGGTGATGCTGCACCGTGCAGGCCTCCTCACCCTCACCCTTGTCGACCACCACATCCTGCCCAG TGGCGATGCTGCACTGGAGGAAGCCGTGATCGAAGTCATTGACCATCGGCCCCTGGAGCGGGACTGGGGCCCTCGGCGCCGTGTCACGGTGGAGCCCGTGGGCTCCTGCACCACCCTGGTGGCAGAGCGGGTGATGGAGGGGCCACCGGAGCtgctggacagacagacagctgcATTGCTACATG GTACCATCCTTCTGGACTGCGTCAACCTGGCCCCGGAAGCCAGGAAGGTCACCCCGAAGGACGCCCGGTATGTGGCCCTGCTGGAGGCAAGGTTCCCAGACCTGCCGGCACGAGACATCATCTTTGAGACGCTGCAGAAGGCTAAGTTTGATGTCACGG GCCTCACGACGGAGCAGGTGCTGCAGAAAGACCTCAAGGTGCTGTCGGGCGACCAGCTCATCGTGGCCATCAGTGCTGTGTACATGACCTTGGAG GAGTTCCTGCAGCGGCCTGGCCTCCAGCACGACCTGCCCACCTTCTGCCAGCAGCACAGCTACACCGCCCTCGTGGCCATGACCATCTCCTTCGGGGAGCGCCACGAGCCACACCGGCAGCTGGCCGTGTACAGCCCCTGTGCTCGGCTCCGTGCTACA ctgtgcagtgcccTGGAACGTGCCAGCAGCCCCCCCCTGGACCTCTCACCGCTGCCTAGCCCCTGCCCCGACCTCTGCACCTACCGTCAGGGCAACGTGGCGGCTTCCCGCAAGAAGGTGCTGCCCATCCTGCGGGAGCTGCTGTTGCACGGGGGACCTGAGCCCTGGGGCTGCCGGGCAGGAGAGGAGGCGATGGCAGAGGACGaggccttgctgccccccacacccatgaACAGCTTGGTGGACGACTGCCCACTGGCCCGGGGACTGCCCGCACTGTCACCTGAGGCCGTGTTCGAGCGAGTCAGCCGCCTTGCTGTGGtgcgccctggccctgctggcagcccTGAGAAGAAATGA
- the PRUNE1 gene encoding exopolyphosphatase PRUNE1 isoform X3: MHPPFPCSFPMHADTPPATCTQLLNPLAHVHSPALHTHALAHCPTLCTWVYKPPCPPWMMEPSLRLWTSDQDHVQHHQEVHVVLGNEACDLDSMVSALTLAYYLTQTAAGARAAIVPVLNIPRTEFPLRSESIFLLREQGIPDGCLIFRDEIDLVMLHRAGLLTLTLVDHHILPSGDAALEEAVIEVIDHRPLERDWGPRRRVTVEPVGSCTTLVAERVMEGPPELLDRQTAALLHGTILLDCVNLAPEARKVTPKDARYVALLEARFPDLPARDIIFETLQKAKFDVTGLTTEQVLQKDLKVLSGDQLIVAISAVYMTLEEFLQRPGLQHDLPTFCQQHSYTALVAMTISFGERHEPHRQLAVYSPCARLRATLCSALERASSPPLDLSPLPSPCPDLCTYRQGNVAASRKKVLPILRELLLHGGPEPWGCRAGEEAMAEDEALLPPTPMNSLVDDCPLARGLPALSPEAVFERVSRLAVVRPGPAGSPEKK, from the exons ATGCATCCTCCCTTTCCGTGCTCATTCCCCATGCACGCAGATACCCCCCCAGCCACCTGCACACAACTCCTCAACCCCCTTGCACATGTACATTCCCCTGCCTTGCACACGCATGCACTcgcccactgccccacactgtgcacaTGGGTGTAcaagcccccctgcccaccctggatGATGGAGCCCAGCCTGAGGCTTTGGACTTCAGACCAG GACCATGTGCAGCACCACCAGGAAGTCCACGTGGTGCTGGGGAACGAAGCCTGCGACCTGGACTCAATGGTGTCAGCCCTCACCTTGGCCTACTACCTGACGCAG ACAGCGGCTGGGGCCCGGGCAGCCATAGTGCCAGTGCTGAACATCCCACGGACCGAGTTCCCGCTGCGCTCGGAAAGCATTTTCCTGCTGCGGGAGCAGGGCATCCCTGATGGCTGCCTTATCTTCCGGGATGAGATCGACCTGGTGATGCTGCACCGTGCAGGCCTCCTCACCCTCACCCTTGTCGACCACCACATCCTGCCCAG TGGCGATGCTGCACTGGAGGAAGCCGTGATCGAAGTCATTGACCATCGGCCCCTGGAGCGGGACTGGGGCCCTCGGCGCCGTGTCACGGTGGAGCCCGTGGGCTCCTGCACCACCCTGGTGGCAGAGCGGGTGATGGAGGGGCCACCGGAGCtgctggacagacagacagctgcATTGCTACATG GTACCATCCTTCTGGACTGCGTCAACCTGGCCCCGGAAGCCAGGAAGGTCACCCCGAAGGACGCCCGGTATGTGGCCCTGCTGGAGGCAAGGTTCCCAGACCTGCCGGCACGAGACATCATCTTTGAGACGCTGCAGAAGGCTAAGTTTGATGTCACGG GCCTCACGACGGAGCAGGTGCTGCAGAAAGACCTCAAGGTGCTGTCGGGCGACCAGCTCATCGTGGCCATCAGTGCTGTGTACATGACCTTGGAG GAGTTCCTGCAGCGGCCTGGCCTCCAGCACGACCTGCCCACCTTCTGCCAGCAGCACAGCTACACCGCCCTCGTGGCCATGACCATCTCCTTCGGGGAGCGCCACGAGCCACACCGGCAGCTGGCCGTGTACAGCCCCTGTGCTCGGCTCCGTGCTACA ctgtgcagtgcccTGGAACGTGCCAGCAGCCCCCCCCTGGACCTCTCACCGCTGCCTAGCCCCTGCCCCGACCTCTGCACCTACCGTCAGGGCAACGTGGCGGCTTCCCGCAAGAAGGTGCTGCCCATCCTGCGGGAGCTGCTGTTGCACGGGGGACCTGAGCCCTGGGGCTGCCGGGCAGGAGAGGAGGCGATGGCAGAGGACGaggccttgctgccccccacacccatgaACAGCTTGGTGGACGACTGCCCACTGGCCCGGGGACTGCCCGCACTGTCACCTGAGGCCGTGTTCGAGCGAGTCAGCCGCCTTGCTGTGGtgcgccctggccctgctggcagcccTGAGAAGAAATGA